In Fortiea contorta PCC 7126, one genomic interval encodes:
- the purC gene encoding phosphoribosylaminoimidazolesuccinocarboxamide synthase: MSVHSKLYEGKAKILYATDAPEVLLADFKDDATAFNAQKRGSIIGKGAINCTISSRLFQQLEAVGIKTHFIDSPAPNQMRVKAVKILPIEVVVRNIAAGSLCHQTGLPVGTVLKQPLVEFYYKNDQLGDPLLTRARLYLMELATAEQVETITHLALQINEFLTNFWQQCGITLVDFKLEFGLDSQQQVLLADEISPDTCRLWDTAEPDSNRRVLDKDRFRRDLGNVEDAYQEVLQRVLQVVDSKN, translated from the coding sequence ATGTCTGTTCATTCCAAGCTATACGAAGGCAAAGCAAAAATTCTCTACGCAACCGACGCTCCTGAAGTTTTGTTAGCTGATTTTAAAGACGATGCTACTGCTTTTAATGCCCAGAAGCGCGGCAGCATTATCGGCAAAGGAGCTATAAATTGCACCATATCTAGTCGTTTATTTCAACAATTAGAAGCAGTTGGGATTAAAACTCACTTTATCGATAGCCCAGCGCCGAATCAAATGCGGGTAAAAGCGGTAAAAATTTTGCCAATAGAAGTCGTGGTGAGAAATATTGCCGCTGGTAGTTTGTGTCACCAAACAGGATTACCAGTGGGTACAGTTTTGAAACAACCTTTGGTAGAGTTTTATTACAAAAATGATCAACTAGGAGATCCACTGTTGACACGCGCTCGCCTCTACTTAATGGAACTAGCAACTGCGGAACAAGTTGAGACAATTACTCATCTTGCATTGCAAATCAATGAATTTTTGACTAATTTCTGGCAGCAGTGCGGGATTACCCTAGTGGACTTCAAACTAGAATTTGGCTTGGACTCACAACAGCAAGTGCTTCTAGCCGATGAAATTAGTCCCGACACCTGTCGCCTGTGGGATACTGCAGAACCAGACTCTAATCGCCGCGTGCTAGACAAAGACCGCTTTCGTCGTGACTTAGGAAACGTAGAGGATGCTTACCAGGAGGTTTTACAAAGAGTGCTGCAAGTGGTAGATAGTAAAAATTAA
- a CDS encoding BamA/TamA family outer membrane protein encodes MRLSPLLVAAVAVAAPLSGSLSANAQTADNSNQTTEIFPSVANQPPISEQLKSAANSSNSAGAQFLTGLHSPAITEFSKLSTQLPATATPLKTAQTPPVNPRPAPAVPPAGNQQPAPQPNVTPAVPPAGNQQPAPQPNPGVTPPGTTTPTDEPRVLVSEVLVRSETGQLSPELENQVYRAIRTQPGRTTTRSQLQEDINAIFGTGFFSNVQASPEDTPLGVRVSFVVQPNPVLTKVQIEANPGTDVASVLPAKTADEVFSSQYGSILNLRNLQEGIKQLTKRYQDQGYVLANVVGSPKVSENGVVTLQVAEGVVEDIRVRFRNKEGQETDEKGQPIRGRTKDYIVTRELELKKGQVFNRNIIQRDLQRVFGLGLFEDVNVSLDPGSDASRVNVVVNVAERNSGSIAAGAGISSASGLFGTISYQQQNLGGRNQKLGAELQVGERELLFDLRFTDPWIGGDPNRTSYTANLFRRRSISLIFDGKDKNIQTLADEPNPTGGDRPRIVRLGGGITFTRPLSGNPYQNAEWTASAGLQYQRVSARDGDGNARTKGTVFENGAPRIENGQRVEVPLTQSGTGDDDLILLQLGAQRDRRNNPLQPTSGSYLRFGVDQSVPIGSGNIFLTRLRGSYSQYIPVKLISFSKGAQTLAFNLQGGTVLGDLPPYEAFTLGGSNSVRGYQEGTLSSGRSYVQASVEYRFPVFSVVSGALFFDYGSDLGSSTRAAQVLNKNGSGYGYGVGVRVQSPLGPIRIDYGINDDGDSRINFGIGERF; translated from the coding sequence ATGCGTTTATCTCCTTTATTGGTAGCAGCAGTTGCAGTTGCAGCCCCATTGAGTGGTTCGCTGAGTGCAAATGCTCAAACCGCTGACAATTCAAATCAAACAACAGAAATCTTTCCATCGGTAGCAAATCAGCCGCCGATTAGTGAGCAGCTTAAATCCGCCGCTAACTCTTCTAACTCAGCAGGTGCACAGTTCCTGACAGGATTGCATTCACCAGCAATCACCGAATTCTCTAAATTATCTACCCAATTACCAGCGACAGCGACGCCGCTAAAGACTGCACAAACTCCCCCAGTCAACCCCAGACCAGCGCCCGCAGTTCCCCCCGCAGGTAATCAGCAACCCGCGCCGCAACCGAACGTGACTCCCGCAGTTCCCCCTGCAGGTAATCAGCAACCCGCGCCGCAACCGAATCCAGGAGTCACGCCACCAGGAACAACAACACCAACAGATGAACCCCGTGTACTAGTGTCAGAAGTGTTAGTTAGATCCGAGACAGGACAACTATCACCAGAACTAGAAAACCAAGTCTACAGAGCCATTCGGACTCAGCCAGGAAGGACAACTACCCGCTCCCAACTGCAAGAAGACATCAACGCTATTTTTGGTACTGGCTTCTTCTCCAACGTCCAAGCATCACCAGAAGATACCCCCTTGGGCGTGCGCGTGAGTTTTGTCGTCCAGCCCAACCCAGTTTTGACCAAAGTACAAATAGAAGCCAACCCAGGAACAGATGTTGCTTCCGTACTCCCTGCGAAAACTGCAGATGAAGTCTTCAGTTCCCAATATGGCAGCATCCTCAATTTACGAAACCTACAAGAAGGCATCAAGCAGTTAACTAAACGCTATCAAGACCAAGGTTACGTACTAGCGAACGTGGTTGGCTCACCCAAAGTCTCCGAAAATGGAGTCGTCACCCTCCAGGTAGCTGAAGGGGTGGTAGAAGACATTCGAGTCCGATTCCGCAACAAAGAAGGACAAGAGACAGACGAAAAAGGACAACCAATCCGGGGACGCACCAAAGACTACATAGTTACACGGGAATTAGAGTTAAAAAAAGGACAAGTATTTAACCGCAACATCATCCAAAGAGACTTGCAACGGGTATTTGGACTGGGTTTATTTGAAGACGTGAATGTCTCCCTTGATCCAGGTAGCGACGCCAGCCGGGTGAATGTAGTAGTAAATGTGGCTGAACGCAACAGTGGATCTATCGCCGCTGGGGCAGGGATTAGCTCCGCTAGCGGGTTATTTGGTACCATCAGTTATCAACAGCAAAACCTGGGCGGTAGAAACCAGAAATTAGGCGCAGAATTACAAGTAGGGGAACGAGAACTATTATTTGACCTCCGCTTCACAGATCCTTGGATTGGTGGCGATCCCAACCGCACTTCCTACACAGCGAACTTATTCCGCCGTCGCTCGATTTCCTTAATTTTTGACGGCAAAGATAAGAATATTCAAACCCTTGCAGATGAGCCAAATCCCACCGGAGGCGATCGCCCCCGCATCGTCCGCCTAGGAGGTGGGATCACCTTCACCCGCCCCCTCTCAGGTAATCCCTACCAAAATGCCGAATGGACAGCTTCAGCCGGCTTGCAATATCAACGAGTTTCTGCTAGGGATGGTGATGGTAACGCCAGAACCAAAGGAACAGTATTTGAAAATGGTGCCCCCAGAATTGAAAATGGTCAGCGCGTAGAAGTGCCCTTAACTCAGTCAGGGACAGGCGACGACGACTTGATTTTATTGCAACTAGGAGCACAACGCGATCGCCGTAATAATCCTTTACAACCCACCAGCGGTTCTTATCTCCGCTTTGGCGTTGACCAGTCAGTACCCATAGGCTCAGGTAATATTTTCCTGACCAGATTACGCGGTAGCTACAGTCAATACATCCCCGTCAAGTTAATTAGCTTCAGCAAAGGAGCACAAACCCTAGCATTTAACCTCCAAGGAGGAACAGTCCTAGGAGACTTACCCCCCTACGAAGCCTTTACCTTAGGCGGTAGCAACTCCGTCCGTGGTTACCAAGAAGGAACTTTAAGCAGTGGACGCTCTTATGTACAAGCATCCGTTGAATATCGCTTCCCAGTATTTTCAGTAGTCAGCGGCGCCCTCTTTTTCGATTATGGTAGCGATTTAGGCAGTAGTACCAGAGCAGCCCAAGTGCTGAATAAAAATGGCAGTGGCTACGGCTATGGTGTTGGCGTCCGCGTACAATCACCACTAGGGCCAATTCGCATCGACTACGGTATCAACGATGACGGAGATAGCCGAATTAACTTTGGGATTGGCGAAAGATTTTAA
- the lpxC gene encoding UDP-3-O-acyl-N-acetylglucosamine deacetylase → MQQHTIAAEITQTGVGLHSGVSTHVRILPQDAGSGRYFVRVDLPDLPIIPAQVAAVSQTVLSTQLGKDLACIRTVEHLLAALAGMGVDNARIEIDGPEVPLLDGSARLWAESIAQVGLVSQTLVDGELPLVIKEPIWINHGDTFVAAIPAPETRFSYGIDFELSAIGNQWHSWLMADNCENASASFVTEIAPARTFGLLHQIEHLQRSGLIKGGSLDNALICGPDGWINPPLRFANEPVRHKILDLVGDLSLLGNFPSAHFLAYKASHNLHIQLAQKILELKF, encoded by the coding sequence ATGCAACAACACACAATAGCAGCAGAAATTACACAAACGGGGGTAGGACTGCACAGCGGTGTCAGTACCCATGTGCGGATTCTGCCGCAAGACGCGGGAAGCGGGCGGTATTTTGTGCGAGTGGATTTGCCCGATTTACCAATCATTCCCGCCCAAGTTGCAGCGGTCAGTCAAACGGTGCTTTCGACACAATTGGGAAAAGATTTGGCGTGTATTCGCACTGTAGAACATTTATTAGCAGCCCTGGCAGGAATGGGTGTAGATAACGCCCGTATAGAAATTGACGGGCCGGAAGTCCCACTATTGGATGGTTCTGCAAGACTGTGGGCAGAAAGCATCGCCCAAGTAGGCTTAGTTTCCCAAACACTCGTTGATGGTGAATTACCCTTGGTAATTAAAGAGCCAATTTGGATAAATCATGGCGATACTTTTGTGGCTGCTATCCCTGCACCAGAAACTCGTTTTAGCTACGGGATTGACTTTGAATTATCTGCTATTGGTAATCAATGGCACAGTTGGTTAATGGCTGATAATTGCGAAAATGCCTCTGCTAGCTTTGTCACAGAAATTGCTCCCGCTCGTACCTTTGGTTTGCTGCATCAAATCGAACATCTACAGCGCTCTGGTTTAATCAAAGGTGGTAGCTTAGACAATGCCCTCATTTGCGGCCCTGATGGATGGATAAATCCGCCATTGAGATTTGCAAATGAGCCAGTACGTCATAAAATCTTGGATTTAGTAGGAGATTTAAGTTTACTGGGCAATTTCCCCAGTGCTCATTTCTTGGCGTACAAAGCCAGCCATAATTTACACATTCAACTGGCTCAGAAAATTTTAGAATTGAAATTTTAG
- the fabZ gene encoding 3-hydroxyacyl-ACP dehydratase FabZ gives MSILTESNAPASTENPTIVEATTAPVVKTTFSAEEIQKLLPHRYPFLLVDKIIDYVPGKKAVGVKNVTVNEPQFPGHFPGRPLMPGVLIVEAMAQVGGIVMTQLPELEGGLFVFAGIDKVRFRRQVVPGDQLILTVELMWVKQRRFGKMQGKAEVDGQVAAEGELMFSLIS, from the coding sequence ATGTCAATCCTCACCGAATCCAATGCACCTGCATCTACAGAAAATCCAACTATTGTGGAAGCTACAACCGCGCCTGTAGTCAAGACCACTTTCTCGGCTGAAGAAATTCAGAAATTGCTACCTCATCGTTATCCTTTTCTACTGGTAGATAAGATCATTGACTATGTGCCAGGAAAAAAAGCAGTAGGTGTCAAAAACGTCACTGTGAATGAACCCCAATTTCCCGGTCATTTCCCAGGACGCCCACTGATGCCAGGAGTACTGATTGTGGAAGCAATGGCACAGGTGGGTGGTATTGTTATGACACAATTACCAGAGTTGGAAGGCGGACTGTTTGTGTTTGCTGGTATCGATAAAGTCCGGTTTCGCCGCCAAGTAGTACCGGGTGATCAGCTAATTCTCACCGTGGAACTGATGTGGGTGAAACAACGTCGTTTCGGTAAGATGCAAGGTAAAGCTGAGGTCGATGGTCAGGTCGCTGCTGAAGGTGAACTGATGTTCTCGCTGATAAGTTAA
- the lpxA gene encoding acyl-ACP--UDP-N-acetylglucosamine O-acyltransferase: MKTLIHPTAVVHPNSELHPTVQVGAYAVIGEHVKVGPETIIGAHVVLQGPCEIGACNQFFPGAAIGMEPQDLKYVGEPSWVKIGDNNQIREYVTINRATGAGEATVIGNGNLLMAYVHVAHNCIIEDHVIIPNSVALAGHVHIESRARLGGVLGVHQFVRIGRQAMVGGMARIDRDVPPYMLVEGNPARVRTLNLVGLKRSGMSPGNLQILKKAFRILYRSNLSFTDALEQLEMLGDTEELQNLRRFLLLSRMPGRRGLIPGKSKPSVSDES; encoded by the coding sequence TTGAAGACGCTTATTCATCCAACTGCTGTAGTCCATCCTAACTCGGAACTCCATCCTACAGTGCAAGTCGGTGCCTATGCTGTGATTGGAGAGCATGTCAAAGTCGGCCCTGAAACTATTATTGGCGCTCATGTGGTGCTACAAGGGCCGTGTGAGATTGGGGCGTGCAATCAGTTTTTTCCAGGTGCAGCTATCGGTATGGAACCCCAGGATCTCAAGTATGTGGGAGAGCCTAGCTGGGTCAAAATTGGTGACAATAACCAAATTCGAGAATACGTGACGATTAACCGTGCCACTGGTGCGGGAGAAGCTACGGTAATTGGCAATGGCAATCTATTGATGGCTTATGTCCATGTGGCTCATAATTGCATTATTGAAGACCATGTGATTATTCCCAATTCAGTAGCTTTAGCTGGTCATGTCCACATCGAATCACGCGCCAGGTTAGGCGGTGTTTTGGGTGTGCATCAATTTGTGCGTATTGGTAGACAGGCGATGGTGGGCGGAATGGCTCGCATTGACCGGGATGTGCCACCATACATGCTTGTAGAAGGTAATCCGGCGCGGGTACGGACTCTCAATCTTGTGGGACTGAAACGTTCCGGGATGAGTCCAGGTAACTTGCAAATTCTCAAAAAAGCTTTCCGGATTCTCTATCGTTCTAATTTATCGTTTACAGATGCTTTGGAACAGCTAGAAATGCTAGGAGATACGGAAGAACTGCAAAACCTGCGACGCTTCCTATTGCTTTCGCGGATGCCGGGTAGACGTGGTTTAATTCCAGGAAAGAGTAAACCAAGCGTCAGTGATGAATCTTAA
- the lpxB gene encoding lipid-A-disaccharide synthase: MQIFISTGEVSGDLQGSLLIDALQRQAAVSGWELKITALGGQKMAAAGATLVGDTTAISSMGLLESIPYILPTIQVQRRAIAYLQQNPPDLVILIDYMGPNLGIGTYLQEHLPQVPVVYYIAPQEWVWSLSLRNTDRIVKFTDHLLAIFPEEARYYRQQGAKVTWVGHPLVDRMQNAPSRHAAREQLGIAPEQIAIALLPASRRQELKYLLPVILQAAQNIQAKLPAVHFWIPLSLEDYRRPITAAIARYGLQATIVSGQQKEIFAAADFAITKSGTVNLELALLNVPQVVVYRLNPITAWIGRKILKGSIPFASPTNLMVMKPIVPEFLQEQATPENITQAAMELLLNPERRQQTLADYQEMRQCLGELGVCDRAAQEILQMMTHKL; this comes from the coding sequence ATGCAGATATTTATCAGCACCGGTGAAGTTTCTGGCGATTTACAAGGCTCGCTGCTTATAGATGCACTGCAGCGTCAAGCCGCTGTCTCAGGCTGGGAACTGAAGATTACAGCCTTGGGCGGTCAAAAAATGGCAGCGGCGGGGGCAACTTTGGTGGGTGATACTACGGCTATTAGCTCAATGGGGCTGTTAGAGTCTATACCCTATATTTTACCCACAATTCAAGTGCAGCGGCGGGCGATCGCCTATTTGCAACAAAATCCCCCTGATTTGGTGATTTTAATTGATTACATGGGGCCAAATCTCGGCATCGGCACTTACTTGCAGGAGCATTTGCCACAGGTGCCTGTGGTCTATTACATTGCTCCCCAAGAGTGGGTGTGGTCACTCAGCCTGCGTAACACTGACCGGATTGTGAAATTCACAGACCATCTGTTAGCAATTTTTCCAGAGGAAGCCCGTTATTATCGCCAGCAAGGGGCGAAAGTTACCTGGGTTGGGCATCCCCTCGTTGACCGGATGCAGAACGCCCCCAGTCGCCACGCAGCCCGTGAACAATTGGGGATAGCACCAGAACAAATAGCGATCGCTCTTTTGCCTGCCTCCCGTCGCCAAGAATTAAAATATCTTTTACCAGTAATTTTGCAAGCTGCACAAAATATCCAGGCGAAGTTACCAGCGGTGCATTTTTGGATACCTCTGTCTCTAGAAGACTATAGGCGACCAATAACGGCAGCAATTGCGCGCTATGGTTTGCAGGCTACGATTGTCTCAGGTCAACAAAAGGAAATTTTTGCAGCGGCTGATTTTGCGATCACCAAATCTGGTACTGTTAACCTGGAGCTAGCGCTGTTAAATGTACCGCAAGTGGTTGTTTATCGCCTAAATCCAATTACGGCCTGGATTGGTCGCAAAATCCTCAAAGGTTCCATACCTTTTGCATCCCCTACTAATTTGATGGTGATGAAGCCGATTGTGCCAGAATTTTTACAAGAGCAAGCGACACCAGAGAATATTACTCAAGCAGCGATGGAGCTATTGCTAAATCCTGAACGCAGACAGCAAACTTTAGCAGATTATCAAGAAATGCGACAATGTTTGGGAGAATTGGGAGTGTGCGATCGCGCTGCTCAAGAAATCTTGCAAATGATGACTCACAAGCTTTAA
- a CDS encoding DNA cytosine methyltransferase — MRLEKQHSHSNSFGKRPIAVDLFSGAGGMSLGFEQAGFDVLASVEIDPIHCAVHEFNFPFWSVLCKSVVETTGTEIRKLSAIGEQEIDVVICGSPCQGFSLMGKRILDDPRNSLIFHFHRLVVELQPKYFVMENVRGITVGKHKQILQTLISEFKNKGYQVQENYQILNAAHYGVPQARERLFLLGARADLELPTYPPPVTQPANPKKSKINKLSSLPNSPTVWDAIGDIPEVEEYADLIKRDWVIADYGKPSNYALSLRGISKLENDYSYQRKFDSHLLSSSLRTQHSNATIERFAATAKGEKESISRFYKLHPDGVCNTLRAGTDKNKGSFTSPRPIHPFTPRCITVREAARLHSYPDWFRFHVTKWHGFRQVGNSVPPLLAKAVGAEIIRCLNVVVSQPSYWQELGEQRWLQLRLVQATQRYEEIGVRG; from the coding sequence ATGAGGCTCGAAAAACAGCATTCCCACTCCAATAGTTTTGGTAAACGCCCAATCGCAGTTGACTTGTTCTCTGGCGCTGGCGGTATGAGTTTAGGCTTTGAACAAGCCGGTTTTGATGTGTTGGCTTCTGTGGAAATTGACCCCATTCATTGCGCTGTTCATGAGTTTAATTTTCCCTTTTGGTCGGTGCTGTGTAAAAGCGTGGTAGAGACGACTGGGACAGAAATTAGAAAGTTATCAGCAATTGGCGAGCAAGAAATTGATGTAGTGATTTGCGGTTCACCATGTCAAGGTTTTTCACTTATGGGAAAACGAATTTTAGATGACCCGCGTAACTCTTTAATTTTCCATTTTCATCGGTTGGTTGTGGAGTTACAACCCAAATATTTTGTGATGGAAAATGTTCGCGGTATCACCGTCGGTAAACATAAACAAATTCTGCAAACCTTGATTAGTGAATTTAAAAATAAAGGTTATCAAGTCCAAGAAAACTATCAAATTTTAAATGCTGCTCACTACGGTGTACCTCAAGCACGGGAAAGATTATTTTTGTTGGGTGCGAGAGCAGATTTAGAATTACCGACATATCCGCCACCAGTTACTCAACCAGCTAATCCTAAAAAATCTAAAATTAATAAATTATCTTCTTTGCCTAATAGTCCCACGGTATGGGATGCAATTGGAGATATCCCAGAAGTAGAAGAATATGCAGATTTAATTAAAAGAGATTGGGTAATTGCGGATTATGGTAAACCGAGTAATTATGCTTTATCATTACGTGGTATTTCTAAGTTAGAAAATGATTATTCTTACCAACGCAAATTTGATTCTCATCTGCTTTCTTCAAGCTTGAGAACTCAACATTCCAATGCGACTATTGAGCGGTTTGCAGCTACAGCTAAAGGCGAGAAGGAATCGATTAGCCGTTTTTATAAATTACATCCTGATGGTGTTTGCAATACTTTAAGAGCGGGTACAGATAAAAATAAAGGTTCTTTTACCTCGCCTCGACCAATTCATCCCTTCACACCGCGATGTATTACTGTTAGAGAAGCGGCGCGACTACATTCTTATCCAGATTGGTTTAGATTTCATGTAACTAAATGGCACGGATTTCGACAGGTGGGAAATTCTGTACCACCACTATTAGCAAAGGCTGTAGGTGCAGAGATTATTCGCTGTTTAAATGTGGTGGTTTCGCAGCCTAGTTATTGGCAAGAATTAGGTGAACAGAGGTGGCTACAGTTGCGGTTAGTACAGGCTACACAGCGTTATGAAGAGATAGGGGTTAGGGGTTAG
- the mnmH gene encoding tRNA 2-selenouridine(34) synthase MnmH, which translates to MPPSHTHTQQPWTETYSEIIDVRSPHEFATDHIPGAINLPVLNDAERIEVGTIYKQVCAFTARKIGAALVSKNIYQHLSQHFAAKDPDYHPLVYCWRGGQRSGSMALALAQIGWRVTVLQGGYKIYRAYVRQQLEHLPQQFTYRLLCGFTGSGKTHILGKMRQRGAQVLDLECLANHRGSLLGEEWRGKVALQPSQKYFETLLLEQLQKFNPHQPVWVESESPKIGKVFLPPALWEQMQLANCVEVQLPITARVEFLLQEYPHLVAHPDILQRKIEKLQPRCGWEKFSQWYQLINAGKWELFVKDILQSHYDLTYKKSIKRYFRQPELVLDIPDLSDNSIDDLLDALLLNRVAVK; encoded by the coding sequence ATGCCACCTTCTCACACACACACTCAGCAGCCTTGGACTGAAACTTACAGCGAAATCATTGATGTTCGTTCACCTCATGAGTTTGCCACAGATCACATTCCTGGTGCAATTAATTTACCAGTGCTAAATGATGCCGAACGCATTGAAGTAGGAACGATTTATAAACAAGTTTGTGCGTTTACTGCCCGTAAAATTGGTGCCGCTTTAGTATCAAAAAATATTTATCAGCATCTAAGTCAACATTTTGCGGCTAAAGACCCAGATTATCATCCTTTGGTGTATTGCTGGCGGGGTGGACAGCGTTCTGGGAGTATGGCGTTGGCGCTGGCGCAGATTGGTTGGCGAGTGACTGTATTACAAGGTGGTTATAAAATTTATCGGGCTTATGTTCGCCAGCAATTAGAACATTTACCTCAGCAATTTACTTATCGGTTGTTGTGCGGTTTCACTGGTAGTGGGAAAACGCATATTTTAGGGAAGATGCGTCAACGCGGCGCTCAAGTTTTAGATTTGGAATGTTTAGCGAATCATCGTGGTTCTTTGCTGGGTGAAGAATGGCGAGGTAAAGTGGCGCTGCAACCATCTCAAAAGTACTTTGAAACTCTACTATTAGAACAGTTACAAAAATTTAATCCTCATCAACCAGTGTGGGTAGAATCAGAAAGTCCCAAAATTGGGAAGGTTTTTTTGCCACCTGCTTTATGGGAACAAATGCAACTAGCTAACTGTGTGGAAGTGCAATTACCAATAACTGCTAGAGTTGAGTTTCTTTTACAAGAATATCCTCACCTTGTTGCTCATCCTGATATTTTGCAAAGAAAAATTGAAAAGTTGCAACCTCGATGTGGTTGGGAAAAATTCAGTCAGTGGTATCAATTAATTAATGCTGGTAAATGGGAATTATTTGTTAAGGATATTTTGCAGTCACATTATGATCTCACATACAAAAAATCGATTAAACGATATTTTCGCCAACCTGAGTTAGTGTTAGATATACCAGATTTATCTGATAACAGTATTGATGATTTGTTAGATGCTTTATTGCTAAATCGTGTGGCGGTCAAATGA
- a CDS encoding efflux RND transporter periplasmic adaptor subunit, translating to MTTYLEIPFIGKKVKYPLRWLMGLIAVGAVVVGTATTRSLVNQGKNLQDISQLTVPVATKNVTLRITASGKVVPVQSVNISPKNPGVLAQLDVEQGDRVQQGQIIARMDIGDIQAQILQYRANVAQAEAQLQEARAGSRPQEISQAKARVAQAEAQLQQARAGNRDQEIGQAQAQVNSAKAQVNLTQARVNRYRELTQQGATSQDQLEQYITEDQRAKAGLAEAEKRLSLLQSGSRSEEIDQREAAVTEARAALVLLQNGTRPEEIARRQAAVKSAQAQVKAAMVRLENTIIRAPFAGIVTQKYANIGAFVTPTTSASTSASATSSSIVAVARGLEVLAQVPEADIGRIKQGQQVEIVADAYPDEVFQGRVRLIAPEAVVEQGVTSFQVRVALDTGTDKLRSGLNVDLTFLGDRLNNALVLPTVAIVTENGKTGVLIPDANQKPQFREVTVGAQIQDQTQVLGGVKAGDRVFVDLPQDYKIEKQKAKQNQ from the coding sequence ATGACCACGTATTTAGAAATTCCCTTTATTGGCAAGAAAGTTAAGTATCCACTACGCTGGCTGATGGGGCTGATAGCAGTGGGAGCGGTAGTTGTGGGGACAGCAACTACTCGGAGTTTGGTGAATCAGGGAAAAAATTTGCAAGATATTAGCCAACTTACTGTCCCGGTGGCGACAAAAAATGTCACGCTGCGGATTACTGCCAGTGGTAAGGTTGTACCGGTGCAGAGTGTAAATATTAGTCCCAAGAATCCAGGGGTACTGGCGCAGTTGGATGTTGAGCAGGGCGATCGCGTACAGCAAGGACAAATTATTGCTAGGATGGACATCGGCGATATCCAAGCGCAAATATTGCAATACCGTGCCAATGTAGCCCAAGCAGAAGCTCAATTACAGGAGGCGCGAGCGGGGAGTCGTCCTCAAGAAATTTCTCAAGCCAAGGCGCGTGTAGCCCAAGCAGAAGCGCAACTACAACAGGCCCGTGCGGGTAATCGTGACCAGGAAATTGGACAAGCCCAAGCCCAGGTAAATTCAGCCAAAGCCCAGGTAAATCTCACCCAGGCGCGGGTAAACCGTTATCGTGAGTTGACGCAGCAAGGTGCGACTTCTCAAGACCAGTTGGAACAATATATCACTGAAGACCAAAGAGCCAAAGCTGGTTTAGCGGAAGCAGAAAAACGCTTGTCACTGTTGCAAAGTGGTAGTCGTAGTGAAGAAATTGACCAACGGGAAGCGGCGGTTACGGAAGCACGGGCGGCGTTAGTACTGTTACAAAATGGTACTCGCCCAGAGGAAATCGCTCGACGCCAAGCTGCAGTTAAATCAGCGCAAGCGCAGGTAAAAGCGGCGATGGTGCGGCTGGAAAATACAATTATTCGTGCTCCTTTTGCGGGAATTGTGACACAAAAATACGCCAATATCGGTGCGTTCGTCACTCCTACCACCTCAGCGTCAACCAGCGCGTCGGCGACTTCTAGTTCGATTGTGGCTGTGGCGCGTGGTTTAGAAGTTTTGGCGCAGGTTCCAGAAGCAGATATTGGCAGAATTAAGCAGGGACAACAGGTGGAAATTGTCGCCGATGCTTATCCTGATGAAGTTTTTCAGGGACGGGTGCGGTTAATTGCGCCGGAAGCTGTGGTGGAACAAGGTGTAACTTCTTTCCAGGTCAGGGTAGCTCTAGATACTGGTACTGATAAATTGCGTTCTGGTTTGAATGTCGATTTGACCTTTCTGGGCGATCGCCTGAACAATGCTTTGGTGTTACCAACTGTAGCTATTGTTACAGAAAATGGCAAGACTGGTGTGCTAATACCCGATGCTAATCAAAAGCCCCAATTCCGAGAAGTGACTGTAGGAGCGCAAATTCAAGACCAAACTCAGGTTTTGGGGGGAGTGAAAGCAGGCGATCGCGTATTCGTAGACTTACCCCAAGATTATAAAATCGAGAAGCAGAAGGCTAAACAAAATCAATGA